The following nucleotide sequence is from Malania oleifera isolate guangnan ecotype guangnan chromosome 4, ASM2987363v1, whole genome shotgun sequence.
TGCTTGCTGAATCTAACCTCACATATTGAGCGCCATCAAATAAGCATAAACCAATCTGTGAACATACTTTTCCTGGTTTTACCTGAAGAAAAATGAAcgaaaattttaaatgttttgtTGAAAGCTAAAATATAATGCTTAAAACAATAGTGGAAAATATACTTACCCCTGAGACTAAGAGATCCCATATCATTTCTCCATACTGAGAAATGACTTCCTTACATTCCATGCTCACAATTCCTTCTGCTCCAATGGCATGGTTGATTTCAGTCACAACAGGCTGAAAATTGATGGGATTACaagaaaattttattaaacaTATCAAGCCTAAAATATTCCTAACACTAaacaaatatgtgaaaatggagaaGACATACTGTTGGACCAGCAAGTAAGGATGTTCCTGAATCCACAATAGCAGCACAACCCCCCTCACAGAAGCCTAAACAAGGAAAAGGAAATACAAGTTTGGAAAGTCAAGTCAGAACTTGTTTTTAGAGCAACTGTGTGGAAAAATTTGCATTGTTGAATTACATCAGTATAATTAGTTGTTGGATGTTCCCCATGTAATAGGAATTTTCATGTTTGTTAAATTTAATGTCTATTTCCTACATTTTGTCAGAGAAGGTGATAATGAGTCAGTTGGCTGGAAAAGAAGCACATTCCAAATTCCTCCCCTGGATTTTAAGTCCACGCATATGGTGAAAAAAATTGTTAATGATCAAAGAAGATGAGTAAAATCACCTGTTGAACGGTTCCCAATAAGAAAATCATCCATTTCAAACTGAGATCAAGAAAAGAAACcaaatatgaataaaataaaatgaataaaatctttttgaaatgacATATAAGAGGAAGGGACAATTTGTGTCTGGAGTTTAACTCTATTAATTTCACTCACCTGCCAGTAGCCCTTTCGAGTTACTGGTACATAAGTATGTTTGCCCTTGAAGTGTTTTGGATCAACACCACCAAAAACAATTTCACCACCTTCGTTTGACTCTGGATCCCGGTTCAGCCAAAAAGAGAAAACTTCTTCGCTCACAAGGTCTTGCTCCACCATATTGTACCTGTAATCTCACAATAATTTAGCATATCCAAGTTATTCGAGAGGAACAGAGACATTAAAACAAGTCTTCTGCAGAATCTGCACTATCGTGAGAAAAAAAGACTAAAAAAATCGTTACCAGACAGGCACAACATTCCCAACCGAAATTTCCTGAAATCCGAGTCCAAGTATTCCATCAAACTTTGCCAAAACAAAAGTAAGACTTCCTTCCCGTGTAGCCTCAATGAAGACCTGGAAAAATATATGCATGACAAGTGCTGCAGCCCAAGGACAGAATATATCTTCAAAACAAAAGGATGACCTACTTGATCTTTGATGGCAAGATCCCCAACTTTAACATTATCTTGACTGAAGAAACCAGAAATTGATCCAGACCCATAATGTATTTCACAAGATTTTCCTGATCCACAACATGACAAAAATTATTGAAGCACAATTTCCATAAGGAGAATATTCAGACTTTCCTACAACACAGAATTTGAGTGCAAGAGGTAAATGTACCAATCTTAGTATAGGTACTGGAACGGCTTGCCTTGTACTTTGAGTGGAAATAGCAGGCAATCTGCATGTTATTATGGTTTATGATCAAGCGATTCTGACATTACTAAGAAATGCCACATAACCGAAGCAAAACATACTTACAGAAAAATAACACTTTGATGATGGTACCCAGAGATTGGAACTGCCAGTATCAAAAATAACTGTGAAATTCTGAGGGGGAGAGCCAATGCCGATCACTCCATAGTATTGGGCATCCAAATAGTTCTTCAGTGGTATTATATCTTCATCTGAACTCCTCAGATTAGGATGTCCATTTAATCCCTCCTTTCTTGCAATTCTAGCAGCATTAATACTGTTAAGATCCAATTTTCGTTTCTTCAAACCAATTCTCATCAGACCTTCAGAGGACGTGGGGAGTAAGGAGCATGCAAGTACACATAAACAGAAAACAGCCGAAAGATATTCACGCCCCATGTTACGAGAACCCTGTTGCGAAGAATGAATAAGCCACAAAAGCTATTTTCAatgcacaaaaaataaaaaaataaaaagaacacaAGTTGGTcattgaaaatcaagaagaaaTCGATTATGAGATCTAATCATGCCAGTTTACCCATATAAAAACTATCACTTAAGCACTACAAAATTCACGAAAAGGATATTAGCATCGCAATAAGATGCTAATTGCGATGTCAAGTTGCTGTGCTCTAGTCAGTACAGATATCACAAAACCCATGTTAAAAATCGTGCCTTCCTGTGACTCGCTGCTTGGACACATAAGTTCCAAGCAGATGATACTATTTAAATGTCAAGCACATCTTCACATTCGATCTGTA
It contains:
- the LOC131154419 gene encoding aspartic proteinase-like, translated to MGREYLSAVFCLCVLACSLLPTSSEGLMRIGLKKRKLDLNSINAARIARKEGLNGHPNLRSSDEDIIPLKNYLDAQYYGVIGIGSPPQNFTVIFDTGSSNLWVPSSKCYFSIACYFHSKYKASRSSTYTKIGKSCEIHYGSGSISGFFSQDNVKVGDLAIKDQVFIEATREGSLTFVLAKFDGILGLGFQEISVGNVVPVWYNMVEQDLVSEEVFSFWLNRDPESNEGGEIVFGGVDPKHFKGKHTYVPVTRKGYWQFEMDDFLIGNRSTGFCEGGCAAIVDSGTSLLAGPTPVVTEINHAIGAEGIVSMECKEVISQYGEMIWDLLVSGVKPGKVCSQIGLCLFDGAQYVSTGIETVVERESGEGRPVGDSALCAACEMTVIWIQNQLKQQETKEKVLSYVNELCGSLPSPMGESVIDCNNISDMPNITLSIGSKLFNLTPEQYILKTGEGITTVCLSGFIALDVPPPRGPLWVLGDVFMGAYHTVFDYGDLQIGFAEAA